GAGGTCTTCCAGTAGAATCGGGCCCCCGCCGTAGATGCATGCGCGCAGCGAACGGTGATCGAATCTTTCTAGAGCCGGATTTTCCACCATGCGCTTAAGCATCGTCGGCGCGACGAACATATTGGTGACGCCATGGTCTTGAATGTTCCGGAGAACACCCTCCGCATCGAAGGATCGTGATTGAAGAATGACGTTCTTCGCGCCCTTCCCGATGCTTGGTATCGCGTAGAGGCCGCTGCCGTGCGAGAGCGGCGCGGCGTGAAGAGTCACATCGTTGGGACCGAAACCCGGGCACATGTCGGCGTAGAAGTTCATGCTCATGGCGATGAGGTTTCGATGGGTCAACATCGCTCCCTTTGGGCGGCCAGTCGTCCCCGACGTGTAAAAGAGCCATGCGAGATCGTCGGGCCCCACTGTTGCATCGTTCCATACATCCGGCGCCCCGTCGACGAGCGTTTCATAGTCAAGAAGATCGCCACCGGCGCCCGATAGCGTGATGAGATGTCGCACTCGCGGCAACCGATCCCGGAGTCGAAGGAGATCTTCATTGAACTCAGATGAGCAGATAACGATCTTGGCTTCCGCATGATCGATGATGTAAGCGTACTCGTTCGAGTGAAGACGAAAGTTAATGGGAACAGCTCCGCACCCAGCCTTGAAGCTGGCGAACATGGCCTCTAGGGTCTCCGGGTGGTTGGACTGAAGAATGGCAACGGTGTCCCCAGCTTGGACCTCGAGCCGGCGCAGTGCGTTCGCGAGCCGATTCGCACGCGCGTTGAATTCCGCATACGTCACCGTCCGCGTTCCGAACACGGTGGCAACATTATCGGGAAACGCACGGGCGGCTTTGCTCAGGAAGGTTCCGATGTTCACAGGCAACCATCCTCCGGGATCAAGTCATCGTCATCGAGCCTTCGCCAGCGTTAAAGCTCTCCACCCGTCTGGCCGACCCGAGGGGCCGGGGGCAACCGCTCCTTTCGATGACCGCCACGCGGCTCAGCGCGGCGGCATGCGAAAAGCGCCGTCCAGACGGATGGTTGCACCGTTGAGCATCGGATTCTCGACGATGTGCACCGCAAGAGACGCGAATTCGCGAGGATCACCGAGCCGCCGAGGATGCGGCACCGGATCCGCCCATTTCGCCCGTCCTTCCGGAGAGAGCGCCGCCGCCACCAACGGAGTGTCGAAGCGACCGGGCGCAATCGTCACCACGCGGATCAGCACGGACGCCAGGTCGCGCGCCGCACAAATCGTCATCCCGGCGACCCCGGCCTTCGAGGCCGCATAGGCAATATCGCCAATCTGCCCCTCGAAAGCAGCGACCGACGCTGTGTTGATGATCACCCCGCGTTCGCCCTCGGTGGGCTCCAGTCTGGCGATGGCCGCAGCGCAAATTCGCATGACATTGAACGTGCCCGTAAGATTCACTTCTACGACACGACGGAAGTCTTCAAGCGGCATCGGCCGGTCTCGCGAAAGGATGCGACCGGACGGCGCGATACCGGCGCAATGAACAACGACGCGCAAGCCTGCGGTCTCCTCAACGGCCCGGCGGACATCCGCATCTCTCGTGATGTCCCCATCGACGAAGCGCCCATTCACCTCGCGTGCCAGCTCCGGGCCACGAGTGGAAGGAAGATCCAAGATCGTCACGCGTGCCCCCGCGGCGGCAAGCGCAACCGCGGTCGCGCTCCCCAGCCCTGAAGCGCCTCCGGTAACCAACGCGCCCACACCTTTGGGACGCATCGCCTTTCTCCTCCCAAGTCAGCTAGCGCACTATTAAGAATCAACGCCTGGGCAAATCACGGCTCCTGGACCGACACATATCAGAAAACCGCAGGCGCCGGAGCGCCGATTTGGGTGACGCGCTGTTGACGGCTCGGCGCACCATCAACGCGTTCCGCTGGAGACAGCGCGAGCAATCGCACGAGCGATGATGACCTCTTCGTTATCGCGAAGGGTCATCGGGCTGATGGCGACCGCTCCCTGCCACGCCAACTCCTCATTGAGACAAATCGGAGGGTCACATTCTTGGAGCCGGGCAAGAAGCTGGTAGGCGGTGACGCCGAGCACGACCTCATCGAGTTTCACAACTGCGTATGGAACGTCCATGCCGCTCGGGGGAGCCTCCACGATGGTGACGTGTAGCCCGTGTGTGTTGCGCAGCTCCTTCTGAATCCGTGAGAGTTTCTCGAGCCAACCTGACCGAAGCGCTACGTGATCCAGTCGCACATACCGCCGTAGCGCAGCGATGAGACCGACCACTTCCTCTTTGCCGACCTTCATGGACCGTCCAATGCCATGGTGTGGCGGGCCCTGCAGGTGGCCGGATTCCATCTTGGCACGGTACGTCCAGGTTTGCGGTCTCACGTCCATGTCCTGGTGGTGAAGCGCAACCGCTTCGATGAGATCCGCTCGGCCACAAACAAATCCACTCGCTTGGGGACCGCCGATCGCCTTCCCTCCGCTGAACGCGACGAGATCCGCTCCCAGGCGAACATAGGCCTGGAGATTTTGAACCGGCGGCACCTCTAATGCGGCATCGACGATGACGGGAACGTCATGGCGGTGAGCGATGTGCAAGACGTCCACCAACGGGAGTCCGGGCCGCGAGCGCACCGGGTAATAGGCGATCGCCGCCGTCCGGTCGGTGATCGCAGTCTCGAGCTCATAGGGAAAGGTCAAGTCGGGAAAACCAACTTCGACCAACTGCGCGCCGACCGAACGGATCGCATGATCGTAGTCATATCGATGTGCGCGCAGGATGATGACCTCATTCCTCATTCCTTGGGTATCCGGCAACCGGTTGATCTTAACGGGGTCAACACCAGTGATGCACGCGGCGGTCGCTAAGGCCAAGGCTGCGGCGGCCCCCGACGTCACGTAGCCCGCCTCCGCTCCGGTGATTTCGCGGATTGCTCGGCCCGCAGCATCCTGCAATTCGTCCATCTTGACAAACGCGCGGGCCGCCTCGTTCATCGCGGCCAGGACCTCGGGCTCCATCAAGGTGCCCCCGAGCCGGGTCGCGGGCCCCACCCCGTTGATGATCGTTCTTACGCCGAGTTGCTCATAAATCGACATGCCGCTGCCGACCTCCCGGCAGCCGACGTGAGTGCCGGGCGACTGCACCCGTCGAACCGCCGGTTTCGACTGCTCCCTGCGCATCTTTGGCCGGGTCCGTTGCGCGGCGTGGCATCAACACCGTAACATGAATCACTGTGAGACAATGCAACTTAGTTGGCCTCGTAGGCGAACGCCTCGCTCGGATTCGTGACCGTCATGGTCAGAATCTGTTGCTCGGTGAGGCCACGCTCTTTCAAGAGTGGGTAGAAATTCGTGATGACGTTGTCGTACCCGCACCCGCCGTAGAATCCCCATTGGTCGATCCGACAGATGTCGTTGCTCAACATGATCTGAGAGCCAAAGCCAGCCTCGAAGAGCGCCGCCACATTGTCGGCGCGCACGGACAGCGGCGCGTAGTCGAGGAACGCAAGGTTGTCAACGTCGATCCAGGCGCCCCGCTGTGCAATCGGGAGCAGCCAGCGTACCCCCGGTCGGTCCCCAAGATGCGAGACAATCACCCGGCTGGGCGGTACTCCCTCTTCCGCGAGCAGATCCAGTTGCTCCAGCGCCAGTTCTCCCCAGTGCGTCGTATGCGTCATGATCGCACAGCCGGTGCGACGCTGCGCTCGAGCCGCCGCGCGAAAGACCCGCTCCTGTGCGGGCGTAATGTGCCCGCGCTCGGTGCCAATCTCTCCGATAAAGCCCGGACGAATACCGGTACCGTCCACGCCTTCGGTGAGTTCTTTGACAAGACGGTCGGCCAAACGGTCGGGTTGTTCCTCGAACACGTAGGCCGGATACACGCGTTCCCGGTACCACCCGGCGCCCATGACGATGTGCACGCCTGTCTCCTGGCTGATACGTTTGAGGGCTGCAGGGTTTCTCCCAATGCCATCTGTCGTCGGGTCACAGATGGCCTGCCCCCCTGCGCTTCGAAACCGCTTCAGTTCACCAATGGCCAGTTCGGGATCGTCGAGGATCGTGGCGTAGTCTTCGAATCCGCGGGTCATCCCCCACGCATCGACTAGCACATGGTCGTGGCTCAGCGTGACCCCGAGATCCCGCGGGCGGATGGGGCCGCACACCGTGATGATCTTCCCTTCGTCGTTCTTGCCCGTCGACACCATCATCACTCCTTCCTCAAACTGGTGGCCTACCGGTCGCTTAGCATGCGTAAGAACTGTTG
The nucleotide sequence above comes from bacterium. Encoded proteins:
- a CDS encoding SDR family NAD(P)-dependent oxidoreductase, producing MRPKGVGALVTGGASGLGSATAVALAAAGARVTILDLPSTRGPELAREVNGRFVDGDITRDADVRRAVEETAGLRVVVHCAGIAPSGRILSRDRPMPLEDFRRVVEVNLTGTFNVMRICAAAIARLEPTEGERGVIINTASVAAFEGQIGDIAYAASKAGVAGMTICAARDLASVLIRVVTIAPGRFDTPLVAAALSPEGRAKWADPVPHPRRLGDPREFASLAVHIVENPMLNGATIRLDGAFRMPPR
- a CDS encoding aminotransferase class V-fold PLP-dependent enzyme, whose product is MQSPGTHVGCREVGSGMSIYEQLGVRTIINGVGPATRLGGTLMEPEVLAAMNEAARAFVKMDELQDAAGRAIREITGAEAGYVTSGAAAALALATAACITGVDPVKINRLPDTQGMRNEVIILRAHRYDYDHAIRSVGAQLVEVGFPDLTFPYELETAITDRTAAIAYYPVRSRPGLPLVDVLHIAHRHDVPVIVDAALEVPPVQNLQAYVRLGADLVAFSGGKAIGGPQASGFVCGRADLIEAVALHHQDMDVRPQTWTYRAKMESGHLQGPPHHGIGRSMKVGKEEVVGLIAALRRYVRLDHVALRSGWLEKLSRIQKELRNTHGLHVTIVEAPPSGMDVPYAVVKLDEVVLGVTAYQLLARLQECDPPICLNEELAWQGAVAISPMTLRDNEEVIIARAIARAVSSGTR
- a CDS encoding long-chain fatty acid--CoA ligase translates to MNIGTFLSKAARAFPDNVATVFGTRTVTYAEFNARANRLANALRRLEVQAGDTVAILQSNHPETLEAMFASFKAGCGAVPINFRLHSNEYAYIIDHAEAKIVICSSEFNEDLLRLRDRLPRVRHLITLSGAGGDLLDYETLVDGAPDVWNDATVGPDDLAWLFYTSGTTGRPKGAMLTHRNLIAMSMNFYADMCPGFGPNDVTLHAAPLSHGSGLYAIPSIGKGAKNVILQSRSFDAEGVLRNIQDHGVTNMFVAPTMLKRMVENPALERFDHRSLRACIYGGGPILLEDLKEAINSLGPCLVQLYGQAESPMTITYLPHRDHACETPDQIRRLASAGFARTDVEVRIVGSDGEAVPTGVMGEIVTRSDLVMKGYWRDPEATATAIREGWLFTGDVGYMDVHGYVFIMDRAKDMIISGGENVYPREIEEIIIQHPAVREVAVVGVPDPTWGEAVKAVVAVKPGMSLTAAEIIALCARSIASYKKPKSVELVEELPKNAYGKVMKRELRAQYWKNEPRRV